TCCAGAGAATTTAAGAGTTGTTTTCCTAATTCACTTCTTTCTAAATATGATCAACCATAGTTGAGTTCAACagggaaataaatatattaactttttaaatataatccAGGCACATTTCCCCCAAATTGGGACTTTCATTTCTACAAAAGTGctgatgtttctttttaaaaatatttttgacattgtAAAATCAAAGTACTGCTTTTTACAtgttattttactcaacatgaacATTGAtatttaaattgtaaaaaaaagttataatgatggattaattttcaaatttcaaatcAGAGTCAAATGTGCATTTAGACAGGATTGTCTTCACATAAATCCCCAAAGGGAACAGGATAAAAATGAGAGTTTCTGTAGCCCCTTTATTTTTGTTGATCAATAGTTTGTTAGCAAAGGAACTACAAGTTTGTTACCTAAGGTCTGAGACACTAGAAGAGTCAAAGATGGAGTGAATTCACCTATAAACAACTTTTTGCCTGAATTTCAGTCATTTCAGGAGGAAATGGAGTCTAAGGATGCTTGCTCACATAGTGTTGTCGAGTGTGACACTTTTGTCCTAGACAGTGCAGGTGTATATTAAGGCAACTTTTTCAGCAGCCTTTTGGTCATAATCTTGCTGCTTCTTTTGTTCAGCTTAATTTTGGCTTTTCTCTGCTAAAACCTAATCTTCTGCTGTCCAGGAGCCATATTTGGGGTGGGCTAATCTTGGGATAGAGAGACCTTGCAGCAGAAGAGGGAGATGTGCTACTTCTTTATCACAAAAGAATgattagtgtagtatatttgctactattgatgaaccaatattgataacattattattaactgaagCCCATATTTACATTAggatttattctttgtattgtacagctctttgttttttttgtgtgtgtacacatTTAGTTTTATTGTAACAAAGCAACTTGTACACTTTTAACGTTTAAAACTGAGCATCATCTTTCCTTTCcagtgaaacaaaaaaaaatttaaaaataaacaggaacAAAATTACAATAGAGAATGTCAATTCCAAATAAGATCCTACAGGTTCTGCtgattctcccattgagtggcaGGGCTCAAGTCATCATTaggagaaaatttatttttaaaagtgtcatCTTAAACTGCAAGGATGTCCGTTAAACATCACAATTAAACATGCCAAAGGAGAAGCCATGTTGTCAAAATGCCCACTTAACCCACCCAAACATCTCAAACCCACCCTTTGCTGACCTTCTATAACCccatttttttaagttgtttttttttttttctttttttaaacaagagaAAGTAGACAGTGATACATGTTGGTAAATGCTAACTGTCCATATTCACATAGAGACACAGTGTAATCTCTGAGCCCAATAtacagagaaaggaggaaaaaagctaGAATTCTATGCACTACTACACAGGGGCCTAGCACCCTCCAGCTTCCAGCAGAGTGAAGGGAGcagaaggtttttcttttttcccacagAGCACGGTGGTGTGTTGATtccataaagtttttttttttgagacaggcagggaaaaaaaagaattttggaaCAGAAAAGGGTAGAGATTCTTTTCCCACTGCATTCTGCGCAAGGTATTTCCCCCAAAATAAGTTGAGAACCATGgtttaaaggagagaaaagagacttCAAAAACAGGGCGACTGagcacaagaggaaaaaaaaaaaagactgcaacTTGCTCCCAGGGACTGgagaaaattaaaaagggaagGTTGGAATCCATCAGTGTTCATTAGTCATCTTCTCCTTCATCCTCCTCGCCTTCCTCTCcctcatcatcatcttcatcttcttccCCTTCATCCTCATCCCCTTCTTCATCAATATCTTCCaatccttcttcttcttcatcatcatcatcatcttcttctccttccccttcttcaTCATCCATATCAGGAACCAAATAGTACTGTAATGGATTTGGCCAAATATCATCTTTGATGACCTCTCCTAACTCATCTGCATCTGCATCAGAATGGTCAGTAAACCAGGTAAAGAAGCTTTCTGGTTCTTCATGCTGCCTCTTCCTGCTGGCTTTATTCTGTGTTTGACTTGAACGTTTCGTCAAGTCCTTTCCAgatttccatttgatttcagttgACTTTGAGGACGGATCACCACTCTCATTCAGATGAAATTCTTTGGAGAGAACTTTATTTTCGAAGTAAGgattttcatcaaaataaaaatctattctGTAACCTGATTTAATATCTTCAAATTCTGTCACTTCAACTCTGGTCAAATAATGCAGCGCCTCTTCATCTTCCTCCCCAAGCAGTGCAGACACTTGTGGATGGTTGACAAATGTTGTTACCCAAAAATTTGGGATTTTGGCAATCAATTCTGACCTCTTCTGAAAGAATGGTTGGCAGAGTTTATTATATTTCTGTTCTACTTTCAAAATCTCCTCACTGGCTTGTTCATTAAGTCTGTCTATTTCATTTTGTCCTTCATCAATATGTTCAATTGCttcctgctgttctttttctccttttggcaAGTCCAGAGCGGCCTGGTGTCTCCTCTGGCCTGGGATGGGAAGCAGTTTTGCTCTCTTCGAGTGAGGCAGGAGTGAAGACTGGTGTTTGGGGACCTGCTGTTAGGAAAGGCCAGCAGACAGAGCCAAAAATGTGAGGCTCACCAGCAAGAAGCTCGGAGAACTCTCTTTgttttttgacaaatgtataaggTCATGTAACCACTGTGACAGCATCAGacaatagtttcactgccctaaagaTGTCCTATGCTCCACCTCTATTCATTACCCACCCTTTACTGTCCCCAGTCCTTAACAACCACTCATGTTTTTCTACTGTCTCTACAGAtttaccttttccagaatgttataTATTTGGAATGATACAGCATGTAGCTTTTCCAGACTGGCTTTCTTCATTTAGGAATATGTATTTAGGTTtcctttataaaaacattttcagagtTTAATAGTTCATTTTTTTGTATCCCTTAATAAGACTCCAATATAATTACGtatcaaaatttgtttatccatccacctgttgtttgcttccagtttttggtgaTTATGCATAACTCTGCTTTAAACATTCATGGGCAGGTTTTAAGTGGTAATAATTTTTTCAAATCCTTTGGATAAATACCTATGTACATTTGGATTTCTGTTatgagcatatttttaaaatatgataaaaagaaGTGGGACGCTCTCATGATGTatcaagaaatatattttaggtCATTAGAAAGTATTTGCtgtggaaaaaattgaaatggTAGCTATGTCATATGGAAATAttagtgagggaaataatttagaaataaattggagtattttACCTAAACCATACctggaaatctttaaaatattatttattttaatcattatcCCTATGAAAAATAACGCATAATGGTATTTAgagaatataataaatattaaaccTTCATAGAATCAGTGGATATTATTTAAATTGAGGGTACATATGGGCTCTTATTTCAATGAAATTAATGAATATATACTGCAACActaaagcaaaatataaataacaaataCACTGCATTTCACAAAGAAATTTGGATATAGAGATCAGGATTTTTTTTCAGGATGTTTAATTGAATGATTATGCtctttattaaaaatgtttattaaatgaaatGCTTCTTTTTGATTTCTATTTATACTAATAAGTTTTA
This window of the Dasypus novemcinctus isolate mDasNov1 chromosome 5, mDasNov1.1.hap2, whole genome shotgun sequence genome carries:
- the LOC101411029 gene encoding protein SET-like translates to MHKTVLSQNLIPLRHPVHPYLPGDQDLVKDWEKEPLQPPWTGPHTVILVTPTALKVAAASLAVAGTSLTVGLQGLQNLARQRLKDVEEVTGALRGIQNQIDSLTEVVLQNRRGLDLLTAGQGGICQALGVECCFYANSSGIVRDKIAVLKERAKARLDRAYQATTSGSYLKYLLSWILPFMPAIAMVFFLITFGPCILQYLMCNTPSSVLNLISSGKKLFKQQVPKHQSSLLPHSKRAKLLPIPGQRRHQAALDLPKGEKEQQEAIEHIDEGQNEIDRLNEQASEEILKVEQKYNKLCQPFFQKRSELIAKIPNFWVTTFVNHPQVSALLGEEDEEALHYLTRVEVTEFEDIKSGYRIDFYFDENPYFENKVLSKEFHLNESGDPSSKSTEIKWKSGKDLTKRSSQTQNKASRKRQHEEPESFFTWFTDHSDADADELGEVIKDDIWPNPLQYYLVPDMDDEEGEGEEDDDDDEEEEGLEDIDEEGDEDEGEEDEDDDEGEEGEEDEGEDD